In one window of Saprospiraceae bacterium DNA:
- a CDS encoding acetoacetate--CoA ligase yields the protein MTPPLLWQPSPTLLKESHLARYMAWLASEKGLRFRHYRDLWKWSTDHLEDFWKSQWDYFQIISHSPYASVLSGSTMPDCKWFEGATLNYAEHVFRSKTETRPAILFKNERQGLEETSWAELERQTASLARFLKQCGVQKGDRVAAYLPNSPHAIVAVLAAMSIGAVWSSCSPDFGAASVADRFVQIQPKVLIAVDGYTYGGKHFDKRDTVRELCQLLPSVEQVIFIPYLDKNAHLAVEKEITKWENIVKPAPLLPTGEGGAGLHFEPLPFSHPVWILYSSGTTGVPKAITHSHGGNLLEHLKYVHLHNDVRPGERFFWYSTTGWMMWNFTLATMLAGATIVLYDGSPGYPDLNVLWELTERAPIHHFGTSAPFLVSCMKAGVSPKTKFDLTHLRSIGSTGSPLPPEAFGWVYENIKPDVWLSSMAGGTDVCTAWVGGNPLLPVYQGEIQCRCLGCAMESWDENGRPVPVGEVGEMVVTKPMPSMPVFFWNDADGSKYRASYFEEYPGVWRHGDWLQITERDTLVILGRSDATLNRQGVRIGTAEIYRCLDKLAELRDSLIINLERADGSDWMPLFVALSPGATLDEALKGRIKAALRAEYSPRHVPDDILEIPDVPYTISGKKMETPVKKILQQKPLEKAFNRDSMRNPEAMDFFIEMAKNLAKT from the coding sequence ATCACACCACCACTGCTCTGGCAACCCTCCCCCACCCTGCTCAAAGAAAGCCACCTCGCTCGCTACATGGCGTGGCTGGCAAGCGAGAAAGGGTTGCGCTTTCGTCATTACCGCGATTTGTGGAAATGGTCAACCGACCATTTGGAAGACTTTTGGAAAAGCCAGTGGGATTACTTCCAAATCATCAGCCACTCGCCGTACGCCTCCGTCCTTTCTGGCTCGACAATGCCCGACTGTAAGTGGTTTGAAGGCGCGACGCTCAACTACGCGGAACACGTTTTTCGAAGCAAAACCGAGACACGACCCGCCATTTTGTTCAAAAACGAAAGGCAAGGATTGGAGGAAACCAGCTGGGCAGAACTCGAACGCCAGACCGCCTCACTTGCTCGTTTTCTGAAACAATGCGGCGTGCAAAAAGGCGACCGCGTGGCGGCCTATCTGCCCAATTCGCCCCACGCCATCGTGGCCGTGTTGGCCGCCATGAGCATCGGCGCGGTGTGGTCGAGCTGCTCGCCTGATTTTGGCGCGGCGAGCGTGGCCGACCGATTTGTGCAAATTCAGCCGAAGGTCTTGATTGCCGTGGACGGTTACACCTACGGCGGCAAGCATTTTGACAAACGCGACACCGTGCGCGAATTGTGCCAACTGTTGCCATCGGTGGAGCAAGTGATTTTTATCCCCTATTTAGACAAAAACGCACACTTGGCCGTTGAAAAAGAGATAACAAAGTGGGAAAATATCGTCAAACCAGCACCCCTCCTGCCAACTGGCGAAGGGGGAGCGGGGCTGCACTTCGAGCCACTTCCCTTCTCACATCCTGTCTGGATTCTTTACTCCTCCGGCACCACTGGCGTGCCAAAAGCCATCACACACTCGCACGGCGGCAACTTGCTCGAACACCTCAAATACGTCCACCTCCACAACGATGTGCGACCCGGCGAACGCTTCTTCTGGTACTCCACCACTGGCTGGATGATGTGGAATTTTACCCTTGCCACCATGCTCGCAGGGGCGACCATCGTGCTTTACGACGGCAGCCCGGGCTACCCAGATTTGAACGTGCTGTGGGAACTGACCGAACGCGCACCCATTCACCATTTTGGCACTAGCGCCCCCTTTTTGGTCAGCTGCATGAAAGCGGGCGTTTCACCAAAAACAAAATTTGACCTCACCCACCTGCGCAGCATCGGCTCCACCGGCTCGCCCCTGCCACCTGAAGCCTTTGGCTGGGTCTATGAAAACATCAAACCCGACGTGTGGCTCTCCAGCATGGCCGGCGGCACCGATGTTTGCACGGCTTGGGTAGGAGGAAATCCATTGTTGCCCGTGTATCAGGGCGAAATTCAGTGCCGCTGCCTCGGCTGCGCCATGGAAAGTTGGGACGAAAACGGCCGTCCCGTCCCCGTCGGCGAAGTAGGCGAAATGGTGGTGACAAAGCCCATGCCTTCCATGCCTGTGTTTTTTTGGAACGACGCGGATGGCTCCAAATACCGCGCTTCCTATTTTGAGGAATACCCAGGCGTGTGGCGGCACGGCGACTGGCTGCAAATCACGGAGCGCGACACGCTGGTCATACTCGGTCGCTCCGACGCAACGCTCAATCGGCAGGGGGTGCGTATCGGCACGGCGGAGATATATCGGTGTTTGGACAAGCTCGCCGAACTGCGCGACAGCCTCATAATCAATCTCGAGCGCGCCGATGGCTCTGATTGGATGCCGCTGTTCGTAGCGCTGTCGCCCGGCGCCACATTGGACGAAGCCCTCAAAGGCCGCATCAAAGCCGCGCTGCGAGCAGAATACAGCCCCCGCCATGTGCCCGACGATATTCTGGAAATCCCCGACGTGCCCTACACCATCTCCGGGAAAAAAATGGAGACACCCGTAAAGAAGATATTGCAGCAAAAGCCGTTGGAAAAAGCCTTCAACCGCGACTCCATGCGCAACCCCGAAGCCATGGATTTTTTCATCGAGATGGCTAAAAACTTGGCAAAAACTTAG
- a CDS encoding glycosyltransferase family 39 protein, with the protein MSNIPDFLRKNALYVLLILLPVLSVAMHWRAFHADLLGVHVWRQAQTQAVIINFFEEDFNILNPRLDVRGSGDGVERKEFPLMQWLFAGAYKVFGKHLVLTRLLTFVVGLSALLGMFFLIKNLFGDSLAALAGAWALHFSPAFFYYMVNPLPDNFALCCSIWGLAFFFHWYARRGWGALFAAGFFISLAALCKLPFVIYFVVPFVCFAKEYLRKKAWREPVRGALTMAIFLIPPVAWYAWVIPTWQGTDVVGGILDNRFPMSRLLRFVFDNLVSTLPEMLLNYAAVPFFAAGFYFAFKRKAYRDGRFALLVALSAAALLYFFYEINMIANVHDYYLFPFVPLLFILVSYGAMQMLGGGVAAQRVAVFLLLLMPLTAYLRTRNSWNPDSPGFNKDWLLHKKELREAAPDSALCVVGNDDSYQIFFYHINKKGWAFAENRLTPSALKGMVNEGAQYLYSDTRQVDEQPALRPLLDSLVLERGTVRVFRLRKEQ; encoded by the coding sequence GTGTCGAATATCCCGGATTTTTTGAGGAAAAATGCTTTGTATGTGCTGCTTATCTTGCTCCCGGTGTTGAGCGTGGCCATGCATTGGAGGGCTTTTCATGCCGATTTGCTTGGGGTGCATGTGTGGCGGCAGGCGCAGACCCAAGCTGTCATCATCAATTTTTTTGAGGAGGATTTCAACATTCTCAATCCGCGTCTGGATGTGCGGGGCAGCGGCGATGGTGTGGAGCGCAAAGAGTTTCCATTGATGCAGTGGTTGTTTGCGGGGGCGTACAAAGTGTTTGGCAAGCACCTCGTGCTCACGCGCTTGCTCACCTTTGTGGTGGGTCTTTCCGCGCTGTTGGGTATGTTTTTTTTGATAAAAAACCTGTTTGGCGACTCGTTGGCGGCATTGGCAGGGGCATGGGCGCTCCATTTTTCGCCCGCGTTTTTCTATTACATGGTGAATCCCCTGCCCGACAATTTTGCGCTCTGCTGCTCTATCTGGGGACTTGCTTTTTTCTTTCATTGGTATGCGCGCCGGGGCTGGGGCGCATTGTTCGCGGCGGGTTTTTTCATCAGCCTCGCCGCGCTGTGCAAGCTGCCATTTGTCATTTATTTTGTTGTGCCTTTTGTGTGTTTTGCAAAGGAGTATTTGCGGAAGAAAGCATGGAGGGAGCCGGTGCGGGGGGCGCTGACGATGGCCATTTTCTTGATTCCGCCTGTGGCTTGGTATGCTTGGGTGATACCGACTTGGCAAGGCACCGATGTGGTAGGCGGCATTTTGGACAATCGGTTTCCCATGTCAAGGTTGCTCCGATTCGTGTTCGACAATCTTGTTTCCACCTTGCCGGAGATGCTGCTCAACTACGCCGCCGTGCCATTTTTTGCGGCGGGTTTTTATTTTGCTTTCAAGCGAAAGGCTTATCGAGATGGGCGATTCGCGCTGCTGGTGGCGCTTTCCGCTGCCGCTTTGCTGTATTTTTTCTATGAGATAAACATGATTGCCAATGTGCACGACTACTATCTCTTTCCTTTTGTGCCGTTGCTTTTCATATTGGTGAGCTACGGTGCGATGCAGATGCTTGGTGGGGGTGTCGCTGCCCAGCGCGTGGCGGTTTTTCTGCTGTTGCTGATGCCGCTGACGGCCTATTTGCGCACGCGCAACAGCTGGAACCCTGATTCGCCCGGATTTAACAAAGACTGGTTGTTGCACAAGAAAGAACTGCGCGAGGCGGCACCGGATTCGGCGCTTTGCGTTGTCGGCAACGACGATTCGTACCAGATTTTTTTCTACCACATCAACAAGAAAGGCTGGGCATTTGCCGAAAACCGACTTACCCCGTCCGCGTTGAAGGGCATGGTCAACGAGGGCGCTCAATATCTTTACTCGGATACACGGCAAGTGGACGAGCAGCCTGCCCTGCGACCTTTGCTCGATAGTCTGGTGCTCGAACGAGGCACGGTGCGCGTGTTCAGGCTGCGGAAAGAGCAGTGA
- a CDS encoding WD40 repeat domain-containing protein — translation MKIEKIHTCTGHRAAVYALALGKDEQHFLSAGGDGWVAEWNLDDPETGQLAASAETQIFSLCALPAGRLVAGDMNGGVRWLDRNDPDKGRNIQHHGKGTFDILTAENWVFTVGGDGVLTRWHLEKGRSVESFHLSNQALRSISFSPTRKELAVGASDHSIYVLDAETFELRHTLKNAHTNSVFTVAYSPDGRHLLSGGRDAMLRVWDLENVFRLVSEQPAHLFTLNHIVFSLDGTLFATASRDKTLKIWDAQTFELLKVVDTMRHGGHINSVNRLLWLPKCLVSCSDDRSVMLWRVAREG, via the coding sequence ATGAAAATCGAAAAAATCCACACCTGCACCGGACATCGCGCCGCTGTCTATGCGTTGGCGCTCGGCAAAGACGAGCAGCATTTTTTGTCGGCAGGTGGCGACGGCTGGGTGGCAGAGTGGAACCTCGACGACCCGGAAACGGGGCAACTGGCGGCCTCTGCGGAGACGCAAATTTTTTCACTGTGCGCCCTGCCTGCCGGCCGCCTCGTGGCAGGCGACATGAACGGTGGGGTGCGCTGGCTCGACCGCAACGACCCGGACAAAGGGCGGAACATCCAGCATCACGGAAAAGGGACTTTCGACATTTTGACCGCCGAAAACTGGGTTTTTACCGTCGGCGGCGACGGTGTCTTGACGCGCTGGCATTTGGAAAAAGGCCGCAGCGTGGAGAGTTTTCATCTTTCCAATCAAGCCTTGCGCAGCATTTCGTTTTCCCCAACAAGAAAAGAACTCGCCGTCGGTGCGAGCGACCATTCAATCTATGTGTTGGATGCCGAGACTTTTGAATTGCGCCACACTTTGAAAAATGCGCACACCAACTCTGTTTTCACGGTCGCCTACTCGCCCGATGGCCGCCATCTGCTGAGCGGTGGGCGCGACGCGATGTTGCGGGTGTGGGATTTGGAAAATGTTTTTCGACTAGTATCAGAGCAGCCAGCTCACTTGTTCACCCTGAACCACATCGTTTTTTCGCTAGATGGAACTTTGTTTGCCACCGCCAGCCGCGACAAAACGCTGAAAATCTGGGACGCGCAAACATTCGAACTCTTGAAAGTGGTAGACACGATGCGCCATGGTGGGCATATCAATTCGGTGAACCGGCTGCTGTGGCTGCCCAAGTGCCTCGTATCGTGCAGCGACGACAGGTCGGTGATGTTGTGGCGAGTGGCGAGGGAGGGTTAG
- the fumC gene encoding class II fumarate hydratase, producing the protein MDYRIEKDTMGKVQVPAHVYWGAQTQRSIENFKIARDTNRMPIEIIRAFAYLKKAAALTNYEAGVLPKEKCDLIARVCDEILEGKLDDQFPLVVWQTGSGTQSNMNSNEVIAYRAHVLNGGQLTDEQKFVHPNDDVNKSQSSNDTFPTAMHIAAYKMLVEVTIPGIEKLRDTLKTKSEQFMDVVKIGRTHFMDATPLTLGQEFSGYVAQLDHGLRAIRNTLPHLTELALGGTAVGTGINTPKGYSENVARHIAALTGLPFVTAPNKFEALAAHDGIVEAHGALKTVAVSLMKIANDIRILSSGPRSGIGEIFIPDNEPGSSIMPGKVNPTQCEALTMVAAQVMGNDVAINIGGSNGHFELNVFKPVMIYNFLHSARLIGEACVSFNDKCAVGIEPLRDNITKHVNNSLMLVTALNTKIGYYKAAEIAQKAHKEGLTLKESALALGYLTAEEFDQWVRPEDMVGR; encoded by the coding sequence ATGGATTATCGTATTGAAAAAGACACGATGGGCAAAGTGCAAGTGCCAGCCCATGTGTATTGGGGGGCACAGACGCAGCGTTCCATCGAGAATTTCAAAATCGCTCGCGACACCAATCGGATGCCCATCGAAATCATCCGCGCCTTCGCTTATTTGAAAAAAGCTGCTGCGCTCACCAACTACGAGGCAGGCGTGTTGCCAAAAGAAAAATGTGACCTCATCGCCCGTGTGTGCGACGAGATTTTGGAAGGCAAATTGGATGACCAATTCCCGCTCGTGGTGTGGCAAACTGGCTCCGGCACCCAAAGCAACATGAACTCGAACGAGGTCATCGCTTACCGTGCCCATGTCTTGAACGGCGGCCAGCTCACCGACGAGCAAAAGTTTGTGCACCCCAACGACGACGTGAACAAGTCGCAATCATCGAACGACACCTTCCCGACGGCAATGCACATCGCGGCCTACAAGATGCTCGTGGAGGTCACCATTCCGGGCATCGAAAAATTGCGCGATACGCTCAAAACCAAATCCGAACAATTCATGGACGTGGTGAAAATCGGTCGCACCCACTTCATGGATGCCACACCTTTGACCCTCGGCCAAGAATTTTCCGGCTACGTCGCCCAACTTGACCACGGGCTGCGGGCCATTCGCAACACCCTTCCACATCTGACCGAACTCGCGCTCGGCGGCACAGCAGTCGGCACGGGCATCAACACGCCAAAAGGTTATTCGGAAAACGTGGCACGCCACATCGCCGCCCTGACGGGCTTGCCTTTCGTGACCGCGCCCAACAAATTCGAGGCCCTCGCTGCTCACGACGGTATCGTGGAGGCGCACGGTGCGTTGAAAACTGTCGCAGTCAGCCTGATGAAAATAGCCAACGACATTCGGATACTCTCTTCCGGCCCCCGCTCCGGTATCGGCGAGATTTTTATCCCCGACAACGAACCCGGCTCCAGCATCATGCCCGGCAAGGTGAACCCGACCCAATGCGAGGCGCTCACGATGGTGGCCGCCCAAGTGATGGGCAACGATGTGGCCATCAACATCGGCGGCTCCAACGGCCATTTTGAACTCAACGTCTTCAAGCCAGTGATGATTTACAACTTCCTGCACTCCGCACGGCTCATCGGCGAAGCCTGCGTTTCGTTCAACGACAAATGCGCCGTCGGCATCGAGCCGCTACGCGACAACATCACGAAACACGTCAACAACTCTTTGATGCTGGTGACGGCTTTGAACACCAAAATCGGTTATTACAAGGCTGCCGAAATCGCGCAAAAAGCCCACAAAGAAGGGCTTACGTTGAAAGAATCGGCGCTGGCGCTTGGCTACCTGACGGCAGAAGAATTTGACCAGTGGGTGCGCCCGGAGGATATGGTGGGGAGATAG
- a CDS encoding hemerythrin domain-containing protein, whose protein sequence is MNTQPIVIKGNGMPTVDYATWDTKTLVEHIVGTHHVNIRKTMPELLGVGVVVSALEAERHPETREIYERLLQLDSCMRQHITSVEYALFPYILEMENVYFSKLPFVAPAFGRVEKPIRVIENEHNRCADLLKDIRMLSAEFVAPLDASAEHLQWYALLRAFDADMRLHYHLECNILFPRAIAQETALLERKGFTSIWFG, encoded by the coding sequence ATGAACACGCAACCCATCGTCATCAAAGGGAACGGGATGCCAACAGTTGACTACGCGACATGGGATACCAAGACGTTGGTGGAACACATCGTGGGCACACACCATGTCAATATCCGCAAGACCATGCCTGAGTTGCTGGGTGTGGGTGTGGTCGTGAGCGCATTGGAAGCGGAGCGGCATCCAGAGACGCGAGAAATTTACGAACGCCTGCTCCAATTGGACAGCTGTATGCGGCAGCACATCACGAGCGTGGAGTACGCGCTCTTTCCCTACATTTTGGAGATGGAAAATGTCTATTTCAGCAAGCTGCCTTTTGTGGCGCCAGCATTTGGTCGGGTAGAAAAACCCATACGGGTCATTGAAAACGAACACAACCGATGTGCCGACTTACTGAAAGACATCCGAATGTTGTCAGCGGAATTCGTGGCACCACTCGATGCCTCGGCTGAACACTTGCAGTGGTATGCGTTGCTGCGAGCATTCGACGCGGATATGCGCTTGCATTATCATCTGGAATGCAACATCCTCTTCCCAAGAGCCATCGCGCAAGAAACCGCGCTCCTTGAGCGCAAGGGTTTTACTTCTATTTGGTTTGGGTAA
- a CDS encoding KpsF/GutQ family sugar-phosphate isomerase — protein sequence MHTEGASNILHIACQTIRIEANTLMALADSLDDTTDFPACVEAIAASPGRVVLTGIGKSAIVAQKITATLNSTGTPAMFLHAADAIHGDLGMIRQYDLVLCISKSGETSEIKVLVPLVKNFGNPIIAMTANRNSTLARQADYVLWTPVEHEADPNNLAPTASTTAQMALGDALAVALLAHKGFSPGDFAKFHPGGALGKQLYLRVRDLYTLHERPAVRPDATLNEIIIEISSKRLGATAVLDDSDHLMGIITDGDLRRMLQRGGALTGVLASDILSPHPKSIGPDALAVDALALLRQYSITQLVVLHEGRYLGMVHLHDLVREGLL from the coding sequence ATGCACACAGAAGGCGCATCCAACATCCTGCACATTGCTTGCCAAACTATCCGTATCGAGGCCAACACGCTGATGGCCTTAGCCGATAGCCTCGACGATACCACTGACTTCCCTGCCTGCGTGGAGGCCATTGCCGCGTCGCCGGGGCGGGTGGTGCTCACGGGCATTGGCAAAAGCGCCATCGTGGCGCAGAAAATCACGGCCACGCTCAATTCCACCGGCACGCCCGCAATGTTCCTACACGCTGCCGACGCGATTCATGGCGACTTGGGCATGATTCGCCAATACGACCTTGTGCTTTGTATTTCAAAAAGCGGCGAGACGTCCGAAATCAAGGTGCTCGTCCCCTTGGTCAAAAATTTCGGAAACCCCATCATCGCCATGACCGCCAATCGGAACAGCACCCTCGCCCGTCAGGCCGACTATGTGTTGTGGACGCCAGTGGAACATGAGGCCGACCCCAACAACCTCGCCCCCACAGCCAGCACCACCGCCCAAATGGCCTTGGGCGATGCCTTGGCCGTCGCGTTGCTTGCGCACAAAGGCTTCTCGCCGGGCGATTTTGCCAAATTTCATCCCGGCGGCGCTTTGGGCAAACAACTCTACCTGCGGGTGCGCGACCTCTACACCCTACACGAACGCCCTGCCGTGAGACCCGATGCCACACTGAACGAGATAATTATCGAAATTTCCTCCAAACGCCTCGGCGCCACCGCCGTGCTCGACGACAGCGACCATCTCATGGGCATCATCACCGATGGCGACCTGCGCCGAATGCTCCAACGCGGAGGCGCTCTCACCGGGGTGCTGGCCAGCGATATTCTTTCCCCCCACCCCAAAAGCATCGGCCCGGACGCATTGGCAGTGGATGCATTGGCGCTCTTGCGTCAATATTCCATCACACAATTGGTCGTGCTGCACGAAGGGCGTTATCTGGGCATGGTGCATCTTCACGACTTGGTGCGCGAAGGGTTGTTGTGA
- a CDS encoding CvpA family protein, protein MPIDLIFLIVFGYGFWQGYNRGIVSTVFNILAYVFGVVFAFKITPLTTNILERMFNSQNPTLFAAAFILNMALIMFMMRATAKAFERGLQAVYLGFLNRTLGGALMASLAVLIYSILLWFAVKVQFVNQATLDESRTYYKILEKLPGGAKQVASQLRPFAEEAWDTSLNWLDRLDKYGIQKTESAPNVYKPKGGAVETAPEGTDKRPTYTYPTDDDGIEE, encoded by the coding sequence ATGCCCATTGATTTGATATTCCTGATAGTGTTTGGCTACGGCTTCTGGCAAGGCTACAACAGGGGCATCGTCAGCACTGTTTTCAACATACTGGCCTACGTTTTTGGCGTTGTGTTCGCTTTCAAAATCACACCGCTCACCACCAACATCCTCGAACGGATGTTCAACTCTCAGAACCCCACGCTTTTTGCGGCCGCTTTTATCCTCAACATGGCGCTCATCATGTTCATGATGCGCGCCACCGCAAAAGCATTTGAGCGCGGGTTGCAAGCTGTCTATCTCGGTTTTCTCAATCGAACGCTTGGCGGTGCGCTGATGGCCAGCTTGGCCGTCCTGATTTACAGCATCTTGCTTTGGTTTGCCGTGAAGGTTCAGTTCGTCAACCAAGCCACGCTCGACGAGTCACGCACTTATTACAAAATACTCGAAAAATTGCCCGGCGGCGCCAAACAGGTGGCCTCGCAGCTGCGCCCTTTTGCCGAAGAAGCTTGGGACACTTCGCTCAACTGGCTCGACCGACTCGACAAATACGGCATTCAAAAAACAGAATCCGCGCCCAACGTGTATAAGCCGAAAGGCGGCGCCGTAGAGACCGCACCCGAAGGCACCGACAAACGCCCCACCTACACCTATCCGACCGACGACGACGGCATCGAGGAATAG
- a CDS encoding aminodeoxychorismate/anthranilate synthase component II — MNILLLDNYDSFTYNLYDYLLQTGADCQVVRNDALQLQSLERLDFDALVFSPGPKRPASAGLMMALIERFHREVPMLGVCLGHQALGEFFGARLVKAKTPMHGKTTEIQHYGHPLFAGIPSRFGVMRYHSLLLDALDGTPLDCLAISDSGEIMALAHRTLPLVGVQFHPESILTEHGLQILRNWVGMVGRS; from the coding sequence ATGAATATTCTCCTGCTCGACAACTACGATTCTTTCACGTACAACCTGTACGATTACCTGCTCCAGACAGGAGCAGACTGTCAAGTGGTGCGCAATGATGCCCTCCAGCTCCAATCCCTCGAACGCCTCGACTTTGATGCCTTGGTCTTTTCGCCCGGCCCCAAGCGCCCCGCGTCGGCGGGCCTGATGATGGCGCTCATCGAGCGTTTTCACCGCGAAGTGCCCATGCTGGGTGTTTGCCTCGGCCATCAGGCGCTGGGCGAGTTTTTCGGTGCGAGGCTCGTGAAAGCGAAAACCCCGATGCACGGCAAAACCACCGAAATACAGCACTATGGCCACCCGCTCTTTGCCGGCATCCCGTCCAGATTCGGCGTGATGCGCTATCACTCCTTGCTTTTGGATGCACTGGATGGAACCCCGCTCGACTGTCTGGCCATCTCTGATTCGGGCGAAATCATGGCGCTGGCGCACCGCACACTCCCGCTCGTAGGCGTTCAATTTCATCCTGAATCCATCCTGACCGAACACGGCTTGCAAATACTGCGCAATTGGGTGGGCATGGTGGGACGCAGTTAG